One window of Dama dama isolate Ldn47 chromosome 30, ASM3311817v1, whole genome shotgun sequence genomic DNA carries:
- the SUPT20H gene encoding transcription factor SPT20 homolog isoform X10, translating into MQQALELALDRAEYVIESARQRPPKRKYLSSGRKSIFQKLYDLYIEECEKEPEVKKLRRNVNLLEKLVMQETLSCLVVNLYPGNEGYSLMLRGKNGSDSETIRLPYEEGELLEYLDAEELPPILVDLLEKSQVNIFHCGCVIAEIRDYRQSSNMKSPGYQSRHILLRPTMQTLICDVHSITSDNHKWTQEDKLLLESQLILATAEPLCLDPSIAVACTANRLLYNRQKMNTRPMKRCFKRYSRSSLNRQQDLSHCPPPPQLKLLDFLQKRKERKAGQHYDLKISKAGNCVDMWKRSPCNLAVPSEVDVEKYAKVEKSIKSDDSQPTVWPAHDVKDDYIFECEAGNQYQKTKLTILQSLGDPLYYGKIQPCKEDEESDSPMSPSHFSTDDHSNWFVIGSKTDAERVVNQYQELVQNEAKCPVKMSHSSSGSASLSQLSPGRETEQPETVSVQSSVLGKGVKHRPPPIKLPSASGNSSSGNYFTPQQASSFLKSPTPPPASKPPSLSRKSSVDVNQVSMLSPAALSPASSSQRTTATQVMANSAGLNFINVVGSVCGAQALMSGSNPMLGCNTGAVTPAGINLSGLLPSGGLLPNALPGAMQSASQAGVPFGLKNTSSLRPLNLLQLPGGSLIFNTLQQQQQQLSQFTQQPQQPQQPATSSPQQPGEQGSEQSLTSQEQALSAQHAAVINLAGVGSFMHSQAAAVTILAASNGYGSSSSTNSSATSSSAYRQPVKK; encoded by the exons ATG CAACAAGCTTTAGAACTGGCTTTGGATCGTGCAGAG tatgtCATTGAAAGTGCCCGGCAGAGACCTCCTAAAAGGAAATACCTATCTAGTGGAAG aaaatctatATTTCAAAAACTTTATGACTTATATattgaagaatgtgaaaaagagcCTGAGGTTAAG aaattaagAAGAAATGTGAACTTATTAGAGAAGCTTGTTATGCAAGAGACATTGTCATGTTTAGTCGTCAACCTGTACCCAGGAAATGAGGGATATTCTCTGATgctcaggggaaaaaatggatcAG attctGAGACCATTCGACTGCCTTATGAAGAAGGAGAATTGCTTGAATACTTGGATGCAGAAGAATTACCTCCAATTTTGGTTGATCTCCTAGAAAAATCTCAG gttaatatttttcattgtggATGTGTCATAGCAGAAATACGTGACTATAGGCAGTCCAGTAACATGAAATCTCCTGGTTACCAAAGTAGACACATTCTGTTACGTCCAACAATGCAG acTTTAATCTGTGATGTACATTCAATAACAAGTGATAACCATAAGTGGACCCAG GAAGACAAACTTTTGCTTGAGAGCCAACTGATTCTGGCTACAGCAGAACCACTGTGTCTTGATCCTTCCATAGCTGTAGCCTGCACTGCAAACAGACTGCTCTATAACAGGCAAAAGATGAACACGCGCCCGATGAAACG ATGTTTCAAGAGATATTCCAGGTCCTCTCTGAATCGGCAACAGGATCTGTCCCATTGTCCACCTCCTCCTCAGCTAAAATTACTTGATTTcttacaaaaaagaaaggaaagaaaagcaggtCAGCATTATGACCTCAAAATTTCTAAAGCAGGAAAT tgtgtAGATATGTGGAAACGGAGTCCCTGTAATTTGGCTGTACCTTCTGAGGTGGAT GTGGAAAAATATGCCAAAGTAGAAAAATCTATCAAGTCTGATGACTCACAACCAACAGTCTGGCCAGCCCAT GATGTAAAAGATGATTATATATTTGAATGTGAAGCTGGTAATCAATATCAGAAAACAAAGCTGACCATTTTGCAGTCACTTGGTGATCCACTTTACTATGGTAAAATCCAGCCATGTAAAGAAGATGAGGAGAGTGACAGTCCGATGTCGCCATCCCA CTTCTCCACAGATGATCATTCAAAttg GTTTGTTATTGGatcaaagactgatgctgagag AGTAGTCAATCAGTACCAGGAATTGGTCCAGAATGAAGCCAAATGTCCAGTGAAGATGTCGCATAGCTCCAGTGGCTCAGCCAGCTTGAGTCAGCTTTCTCCAGGGAGAGAAACAGAA CAGCCTGAGACCGTGTCAGTTCAGTCTTCAGTATTGGGGAAGGGAGTGAAACATCGACCTCCACCCATCAAACTTCCCTCAGCCTCAGGAAATAGTTCCTCAG gtaACTATTTTACACCACAACAGGCCAGCAGCTTTCTTAAATCTCCAACTCCTCCTCCTGCTTCTAAGCCACCAAGTCTTTCTCGGAAGTCATCCGTGGATGTTAATCAAGTTAGCATGCTTTCTCCAGCTGCCCTATCACCTGCCAGTTCATCACAAA GAACCACAGCCACCCAGGTCATGGCAAACTCTGCTGGACTTAACTTCATCAATGTAGTGGGCTCTGTTTG CGGAGCTCAAGCTTTGATGAGTGGTTCAAACCCTATGCTGGGCTGTAACACTGGTGCCGTAACTCCTGCAGGAATAAACCTGAGCGGCCTTCTGCCCTCAGGAGGTCTGCTACCAAATGCATTGCCGGGTGCAATGCAGTCAGCCTCTCAAGcag GTGTTCcatttggtttaaaaaatacttcaagTCTCAGGCCCTTAAATCTACTCCAG CTCCCAGGCGGCTCGCTCATCTTTAACactctgcagcagcagcagcagcagctgtcccAGTTTACACAGCAGCCCCAGCAGCCCCAGCAACCCGCAACTTCTAGTCCCCAACAGCCTGGGGAGCAG ggtTCTGAACAAAGTTTGACCAGTCAGGAACAAGCCTTATCTGCTCAACACGCTGCAGTTATTAACCTTGCCGGAGTAGGAAGTTTTATGCATTCACAGGCAGCTG CAGTTACGATTCTTGCAGCATCAAATGGctatggcagcagcagcagcacaaacAGCTCAGCTACATCGTCATCGGCATACAGGCAGCCAgtcaaaaagtaa
- the SUPT20H gene encoding transcription factor SPT20 homolog isoform X2, translating to MQQALELALDRAEYVIESARQRPPKRKYLSSGRKSIFQKLYDLYIEECEKEPEVKKLRRNVNLLEKLVMQETLSCLVVNLYPGNEGYSLMLRGKNGSDSETIRLPYEEGELLEYLDAEELPPILVDLLEKSQVNIFHCGCVIAEIRDYRQSSNMKSPGYQSRHILLRPTMQTLICDVHSITSDNHKWTQEDKLLLESQLILATAEPLCLDPSIAVACTANRLLYNRQKMNTRPMKRCFKRYSRSSLNRQQDLSHCPPPPQLKLLDFLQKRKERKAGQHYDLKISKAGNCVDMWKRSPCNLAVPSEVDVEKYAKVEKSIKSDDSQPTVWPAHDVKDDYIFECEAGNQYQKTKLTILQSLGDPLYYGKIQPCKEDEESDSPMSPSHFSTDDHSNWFVIGSKTDAERVVNQYQELVQNEAKCPVKMSHSSSGSASLSQLSPGRETEQPETVSVQSSVLGKGVKHRPPPIKLPSASGNSSSGNYFTPQQASSFLKSPTPPPASKPPSLSRKSSVDVNQVSMLSPAALSPASSSQRSGTPKPSTPTPTPSSTPHPPDAQSSTPITPSATPTPQDSGFTPQPTLLTQFAQQQKSLSQAMPVTTIPLSTMVTSITTGTTATQVMANSAGLNFINVVGSVCGAQALMSGSNPMLGCNTGAVTPAGINLSGLLPSGGLLPNALPGAMQSASQAGVPFGLKNTSSLRPLNLLQLPGGSLIFNTLQQQQQQLSQFTQQPQQPQQPATSSPQQPGEQGSEQSLTSQEQALSAQHAAVINLAGVGSFMHSQAAVLSQLGSAENRPEQSLPQQRLQLSSAFQQQQQQIQQLRFLQHQMAMAAAAAQTAQLHRHRHTGSQSKSKMKRGTPTTPKF from the exons ATG CAACAAGCTTTAGAACTGGCTTTGGATCGTGCAGAG tatgtCATTGAAAGTGCCCGGCAGAGACCTCCTAAAAGGAAATACCTATCTAGTGGAAG aaaatctatATTTCAAAAACTTTATGACTTATATattgaagaatgtgaaaaagagcCTGAGGTTAAG aaattaagAAGAAATGTGAACTTATTAGAGAAGCTTGTTATGCAAGAGACATTGTCATGTTTAGTCGTCAACCTGTACCCAGGAAATGAGGGATATTCTCTGATgctcaggggaaaaaatggatcAG attctGAGACCATTCGACTGCCTTATGAAGAAGGAGAATTGCTTGAATACTTGGATGCAGAAGAATTACCTCCAATTTTGGTTGATCTCCTAGAAAAATCTCAG gttaatatttttcattgtggATGTGTCATAGCAGAAATACGTGACTATAGGCAGTCCAGTAACATGAAATCTCCTGGTTACCAAAGTAGACACATTCTGTTACGTCCAACAATGCAG acTTTAATCTGTGATGTACATTCAATAACAAGTGATAACCATAAGTGGACCCAG GAAGACAAACTTTTGCTTGAGAGCCAACTGATTCTGGCTACAGCAGAACCACTGTGTCTTGATCCTTCCATAGCTGTAGCCTGCACTGCAAACAGACTGCTCTATAACAGGCAAAAGATGAACACGCGCCCGATGAAACG ATGTTTCAAGAGATATTCCAGGTCCTCTCTGAATCGGCAACAGGATCTGTCCCATTGTCCACCTCCTCCTCAGCTAAAATTACTTGATTTcttacaaaaaagaaaggaaagaaaagcaggtCAGCATTATGACCTCAAAATTTCTAAAGCAGGAAAT tgtgtAGATATGTGGAAACGGAGTCCCTGTAATTTGGCTGTACCTTCTGAGGTGGAT GTGGAAAAATATGCCAAAGTAGAAAAATCTATCAAGTCTGATGACTCACAACCAACAGTCTGGCCAGCCCAT GATGTAAAAGATGATTATATATTTGAATGTGAAGCTGGTAATCAATATCAGAAAACAAAGCTGACCATTTTGCAGTCACTTGGTGATCCACTTTACTATGGTAAAATCCAGCCATGTAAAGAAGATGAGGAGAGTGACAGTCCGATGTCGCCATCCCA CTTCTCCACAGATGATCATTCAAAttg GTTTGTTATTGGatcaaagactgatgctgagag AGTAGTCAATCAGTACCAGGAATTGGTCCAGAATGAAGCCAAATGTCCAGTGAAGATGTCGCATAGCTCCAGTGGCTCAGCCAGCTTGAGTCAGCTTTCTCCAGGGAGAGAAACAGAA CAGCCTGAGACCGTGTCAGTTCAGTCTTCAGTATTGGGGAAGGGAGTGAAACATCGACCTCCACCCATCAAACTTCCCTCAGCCTCAGGAAATAGTTCCTCAG gtaACTATTTTACACCACAACAGGCCAGCAGCTTTCTTAAATCTCCAACTCCTCCTCCTGCTTCTAAGCCACCAAGTCTTTCTCGGAAGTCATCCGTGGATGTTAATCAAGTTAGCATGCTTTCTCCAGCTGCCCTATCACCTGCCAGTTCATCACAAA GATCTGGAACTCCTAAGCCATCTACTCCTACACCAACCCCTTCATCGACCCCACACCCTCCTGATGCTCAGAGCTCAACTCCTATTACCCCTTCAGCTACCCCTACTCCCCAAGATTCAGGCTTCACCCCTCAGCCCACTTTGTTAACTCAGTTTGCTCAGCAGCAAAAGTCTCTGAGCCAGGCAATGCCTGTAACGACCATTCCTCTTTCCACCATGGTAACATCTATAACTACAGGAACCACAGCCACCCAGGTCATGGCAAACTCTGCTGGACTTAACTTCATCAATGTAGTGGGCTCTGTTTG CGGAGCTCAAGCTTTGATGAGTGGTTCAAACCCTATGCTGGGCTGTAACACTGGTGCCGTAACTCCTGCAGGAATAAACCTGAGCGGCCTTCTGCCCTCAGGAGGTCTGCTACCAAATGCATTGCCGGGTGCAATGCAGTCAGCCTCTCAAGcag GTGTTCcatttggtttaaaaaatacttcaagTCTCAGGCCCTTAAATCTACTCCAG CTCCCAGGCGGCTCGCTCATCTTTAACactctgcagcagcagcagcagcagctgtcccAGTTTACACAGCAGCCCCAGCAGCCCCAGCAACCCGCAACTTCTAGTCCCCAACAGCCTGGGGAGCAG ggtTCTGAACAAAGTTTGACCAGTCAGGAACAAGCCTTATCTGCTCAACACGCTGCAGTTATTAACCTTGCCGGAGTAGGAAGTTTTATGCATTCACAGGCAGCTG TGTTGTCTCAGCTTGGCTCTGCCGAGAACAGACCTGagcaaagccttcctcagcagagACTCCAGCTCTCCTCTGCCtttcaacagcagcagcaacagatcCAA CAGTTACGATTCTTGCAGCATCAAATGGctatggcagcagcagcagcacaaacAGCTCAGCTACATCGTCATCGGCATACAGGCAGCCAgtcaaaaagtaaaatgaagagaGGCACGCCAACCACTCCAAAATTCTGA